A portion of the Pseudomonas sp. PSE14 genome contains these proteins:
- a CDS encoding EAL domain-containing protein produces MPRLQAVLLWCLAFWAGQALALSLTPEEQRWLQEHPSLRLGVDTSWPPFEFRDSDGHYQGLAASYANLIAQRLNVQLEPVEPANWGELLQWARDEKINILPGVMATPERVGYLTFTRPYLDFPIIILARDDGPTPRNLTDLYGLKVGVVAHYAPYELLVNNHPDISLQPLPSIAAGLQALATGQVDAFVGDLASSIWNLRQLKLEGVQISGETPYRYQLAMAVPKDQAILAGIIDKAIAELTPEDIEALQEPWVGGLLDKRPIWREMLGIALPVFLLIAFTVLVLITMNRRLRSEMQRREKLELALRDSEQHYRGLVESLTAIAWEMRLSANRFTYVSPHAQRLLGYPIKDWLEPGFWQRTLYPDDAEQAVTYCMSESQAGRNHSFDYRMLAADGRVVWIRDIVTLIQHGNDQILRGLMIDITEAKQTEQALRLSEQKFASVFHHCPDIIVLARRDDGRLLAVNRTFEQQIGIAASEALGKTSTELGIWGEPGMGPTMLARLQGQNLDNIEIPLNRRDGKRFTGLLSAQHIVLDATPALVVVVRNITQVKQTQEQLRVSEEKFAKAFHASPDGMLITRISDGRLVEVNEGFTRITGYDRAEVAQSSTLSLGLWANPADRERLLSFIDQDSRVQDFTVQIRTRDSSLRLCELSAHRITIGSDDCLLTIARDITERQQMQEKLQLAATVFESTAEGVMITDASQRIIAVNRAFSEITGYSEAEALGHSPRLLSSGQHDSSFYIALWHQLNAEGHWQGEIWNRRKNHELYPEWLTISAVHNTDGELSHYVGVFADISTLKYAQAKLDYQAHHDPLTGLPNRLLFESRLTTALKEAQEDHHQGAVLFLDLDRFKHINDSLGHPVGDLLLQSIAHRLRDQLRDIDTVARQGGDEFIILLPGLHQAVDAEHVAKKLLHCFESAFIAGEQEFFVSASIGICLYPGDGSDVATLVKNADAAMYRAKAQGRNRVEFYTRELTFQATERMALEHELRRALESDQLQLYYQPKLALGSGLLVGAEALIRWKHPQFGAISPDRFIPLAEENGLILPLGDWVLREACRQMSRWQDSHAAFGPLSVNLAGAQLRQPHLIERIRDLLARYHLQPSRLQLEITESFLMHQTEEALDILHGLKGLGVQLAIDDFGTGYSSLSYLKQLPLDILKIDRSFVHGLPDDPHDAAIARAIIALGRSMNLTVIAEGVEHQAQEHFLEAEGCDQIQGYALSPPLPADAFANRFLTPLNSVGAPENASV; encoded by the coding sequence ATGCCGCGTCTGCAGGCAGTTCTACTGTGGTGCCTCGCATTCTGGGCCGGGCAGGCGCTCGCCCTGAGCCTCACACCCGAGGAACAGCGCTGGCTGCAGGAACACCCGAGCCTGCGCCTGGGCGTCGACACCTCCTGGCCGCCCTTCGAATTCCGCGACAGCGACGGCCACTACCAGGGCCTCGCCGCCAGCTACGCCAACCTCATCGCCCAACGCCTGAACGTCCAGCTGGAACCGGTGGAGCCGGCCAACTGGGGCGAACTCCTGCAATGGGCCCGCGACGAGAAGATCAATATCCTCCCCGGCGTCATGGCTACGCCGGAGCGCGTGGGCTACCTGACGTTCACCCGCCCCTACCTCGATTTCCCGATCATCATCCTCGCGCGCGACGACGGCCCCACACCTCGCAACCTCACGGACCTCTATGGGCTGAAGGTCGGTGTGGTCGCCCATTACGCACCCTATGAGCTGCTGGTCAACAACCACCCTGATATCAGCCTGCAACCGCTGCCCAGCATCGCCGCCGGCCTGCAGGCCCTGGCCACGGGACAGGTCGATGCCTTCGTCGGCGATCTCGCTTCCAGCATCTGGAACCTGCGCCAGCTCAAGCTCGAAGGGGTGCAGATCAGTGGCGAAACGCCTTACCGCTACCAGTTGGCGATGGCCGTTCCGAAAGACCAGGCCATCCTCGCCGGCATCATCGACAAGGCTATCGCCGAGCTCACACCCGAAGACATCGAAGCCCTGCAGGAGCCCTGGGTGGGCGGCCTGCTCGATAAACGGCCGATCTGGCGGGAAATGCTCGGCATCGCCCTCCCCGTGTTCCTGCTGATCGCCTTCACCGTCCTGGTGCTGATCACCATGAACCGCCGCCTGCGCAGCGAAATGCAGCGGCGGGAAAAGCTCGAACTGGCCCTGCGCGACAGCGAGCAGCACTATCGCGGCCTGGTCGAGAGCCTGACCGCCATCGCCTGGGAAATGCGCCTGTCGGCAAACCGCTTCACCTACGTCTCCCCCCACGCCCAACGCCTGCTCGGCTACCCGATCAAGGACTGGCTGGAGCCCGGCTTCTGGCAGCGCACCCTGTACCCGGACGACGCCGAGCAGGCTGTTACCTACTGCATGAGCGAAAGCCAGGCGGGCCGCAACCACAGCTTCGACTACCGCATGCTCGCCGCCGATGGTCGCGTAGTGTGGATTCGCGACATCGTGACACTGATTCAGCACGGCAACGATCAGATCCTGCGCGGCCTGATGATCGACATCACTGAAGCCAAGCAGACCGAACAGGCACTGCGCCTGTCCGAGCAGAAGTTCGCCTCGGTGTTCCACCACTGCCCGGACATCATCGTCCTCGCCCGCCGCGACGACGGAAGGTTGCTGGCCGTGAACCGCACCTTCGAACAGCAGATCGGCATTGCCGCCAGCGAGGCACTGGGTAAGACCTCCACCGAACTGGGCATCTGGGGCGAACCCGGCATGGGGCCGACGATGCTCGCCCGCCTGCAGGGGCAGAACCTCGACAACATCGAGATCCCCCTCAATCGCCGGGATGGCAAACGCTTCACCGGGCTGCTCTCGGCCCAGCACATCGTCCTCGACGCCACTCCCGCCCTGGTCGTGGTGGTGCGCAACATCACCCAGGTCAAGCAAACCCAGGAACAGCTGCGCGTCTCCGAGGAAAAATTCGCCAAGGCCTTCCACGCCTCCCCCGACGGCATGCTCATCACCCGCATCAGCGACGGGCGGCTGGTGGAGGTCAACGAAGGCTTCACCCGCATCACCGGGTACGACCGCGCCGAAGTGGCCCAGAGCTCCACCTTGAGCCTCGGGCTCTGGGCCAACCCGGCCGACCGCGAGCGCCTGCTCAGCTTCATCGACCAGGATTCACGCGTGCAGGACTTCACCGTACAGATCCGCACCCGCGACAGCAGCCTGCGCCTGTGCGAACTGTCCGCCCACCGCATCACCATCGGCAGCGACGACTGCCTGCTGACCATCGCCCGCGACATCACCGAACGCCAACAGATGCAGGAAAAGCTGCAACTGGCCGCCACCGTCTTCGAAAGCACCGCAGAAGGCGTGATGATCACCGACGCCAGCCAACGCATCATCGCCGTCAACCGCGCCTTCAGCGAAATCACCGGCTACAGCGAAGCCGAAGCGCTCGGCCACTCGCCGCGCCTGCTCTCCTCAGGCCAGCACGACAGCAGCTTCTACATAGCCCTCTGGCACCAGCTCAATGCCGAAGGCCACTGGCAGGGCGAAATCTGGAACCGCCGCAAGAACCACGAGCTGTACCCGGAGTGGCTGACCATCAGCGCCGTGCACAACACCGACGGCGAACTGTCGCACTACGTCGGCGTGTTCGCCGACATCTCCACGCTCAAGTACGCCCAGGCGAAGCTCGACTACCAGGCCCACCACGACCCGCTCACCGGCCTGCCCAACCGCCTGCTGTTCGAAAGCCGCCTGACCACCGCGCTCAAGGAAGCCCAGGAAGACCACCACCAGGGCGCCGTGCTCTTCCTTGACCTCGACCGCTTCAAGCACATCAACGACAGCCTCGGGCACCCGGTCGGCGACCTGCTGCTGCAATCCATCGCCCATCGCCTGCGGGATCAGCTGCGTGACATCGACACCGTGGCCCGACAGGGCGGCGACGAATTCATCATCCTGCTGCCCGGCCTGCACCAGGCGGTGGACGCCGAACACGTCGCGAAAAAGCTGCTGCACTGCTTCGAAAGCGCATTCATCGCCGGCGAACAGGAATTCTTCGTCAGCGCCAGCATCGGCATCTGCCTCTACCCCGGCGACGGCAGCGACGTCGCCACCCTGGTCAAGAACGCCGACGCCGCCATGTACCGCGCCAAAGCCCAGGGCCGCAACCGCGTCGAGTTCTACACCCGCGAACTCACCTTCCAGGCCACCGAACGCATGGCCCTGGAACACGAACTGCGCCGCGCGCTGGAAAGCGACCAACTGCAGCTCTACTACCAACCCAAACTGGCGCTGGGCAGCGGCCTGCTGGTCGGCGCCGAAGCCCTGATCCGCTGGAAACATCCGCAATTCGGCGCGATATCCCCGGACCGCTTCATCCCGCTGGCTGAGGAAAACGGCCTGATCCTGCCGCTGGGCGACTGGGTCCTGCGCGAAGCCTGCCGGCAGATGAGCCGCTGGCAGGACAGCCACGCCGCCTTCGGCCCCCTCTCGGTCAACCTCGCCGGCGCGCAACTGCGCCAGCCCCATCTCATCGAACGCATCCGCGACCTGCTCGCCCGCTACCACCTGCAGCCCTCGCGCCTGCAGCTGGAAATCACCGAAAGCTTCCTCATGCACCAGACCGAAGAAGCCCTCGACATCCTCCACGGCCTGAAAGGCCTCGGTGTGCAACTTGCCATCGACGACTTCGGCACGGGCTATTCGTCCCTGAGCTACCTCAAGCAGCTACCGCTGGACATCCTCAAGATCGACCGCTCCTTCGTCCACGGCCTGCCCGACGACCCGCACGACGCCGCCATCGCCCGCGCCATCATCGCCCTGGGCCGCAGCATGAACCTCACCGTGATCGCCGAAGGCGTGGAACACCAGGCCCAGGAACACTTCCTCGAAGCCGAAGGCTGCGACCAGATCCAGGGCTACGCCTTGAGCCCACCGTTGCCAGCCGACGCCTTTGCCAACCGATTCCTCACTCCACTGAACTCGGTTGGCGCTCCGGAAAACGCATCGGTATAA
- the rpoD gene encoding RNA polymerase sigma factor RpoD, with protein sequence MSGKAQQQSRLKELITRGREQGYLTYAEVNDHLPEDISDPEQVEDIIRMINDMGINVFETAPDADALLLAETDTDEAAAEEAAAALAAVESDVGRTTDPVRMYMREMGTVELLTREGEIEIAKRIEEGIREVMSAIAQFPGAVDGILEEYNRVVTEGGRLSDVLSGYIDPDDGSLPAEEVEPVDLKDDSADAKAKDDEEDEEGDGESSDDDEGDGGPDPEEAARRFGAVSEQLDKAKKALKKHGRGSKQASEELLALAELFMPIKLVPKQFDVLVAKVRDSLDSVRRQERAIMQLCVRDARMPRADFLRQFPGHETDTAWVDTVLKGKPKYAEAIERLKDDILRNQQKLVDLEASSQLTVAEIKDVNRAMSIGEAKARRAKKEMVEANLRLVISIAKKYTNRGLQFLDLIQEGNIGLMKAVDKFEYRRGYKFSTYATWWIRQAITRSIADQARTIRIPVHMIETINKLNRISRQMLQEMGREPTPEELGERMDMPEDKIRKVLKIAKEPISMETPIGDDEDSHLGDFIEDSTMQSPIEVATSESLKEATREVLAGLTAREAKVLRMRFGIDMNTDHTLEEVGKQFDVTRERIRQIEAKALRKLRHPSRSEHLRSFLDE encoded by the coding sequence ATGTCCGGAAAAGCGCAACAGCAATCTCGTCTCAAAGAGTTGATCACCCGTGGTCGTGAGCAGGGCTACCTGACTTACGCAGAGGTCAACGACCACCTGCCGGAGGATATTTCCGATCCGGAACAGGTGGAAGACATCATCCGCATGATCAACGACATGGGGATCAACGTATTCGAGACAGCCCCGGATGCGGATGCCCTGTTGCTGGCGGAGACCGATACCGACGAAGCCGCCGCCGAAGAAGCCGCTGCCGCCCTGGCCGCGGTGGAGAGCGACGTCGGCCGCACGACCGACCCAGTGCGCATGTACATGCGCGAAATGGGTACCGTGGAACTGCTGACCCGCGAAGGCGAGATCGAAATCGCCAAGCGCATCGAGGAAGGCATCCGCGAAGTGATGAGCGCCATCGCCCAGTTCCCGGGCGCGGTGGACGGCATCCTCGAAGAATACAACCGCGTGGTCACCGAAGGCGGTCGCCTGTCCGACGTCCTGAGCGGCTACATCGACCCCGATGACGGCAGCCTGCCGGCCGAGGAAGTCGAGCCTGTCGACCTGAAAGACGACAGCGCCGATGCCAAGGCCAAGGACGACGAAGAAGACGAAGAAGGCGACGGCGAAAGCTCCGACGACGACGAAGGCGATGGCGGTCCGGACCCGGAAGAAGCCGCCCGTCGTTTCGGTGCAGTCTCCGAGCAGCTGGACAAGGCCAAGAAGGCCCTGAAGAAGCACGGCCGCGGCAGCAAGCAGGCCAGCGAGGAACTGCTCGCCCTGGCCGAACTGTTCATGCCGATCAAGCTGGTGCCCAAGCAGTTCGACGTACTGGTCGCCAAGGTCCGTGATTCGCTGGACAGCGTCCGTCGCCAGGAACGCGCCATCATGCAGCTGTGCGTGCGTGATGCCCGCATGCCGCGTGCCGATTTCCTGCGCCAGTTCCCCGGCCACGAAACCGACACCGCCTGGGTCGACACCGTACTCAAGGGCAAGCCCAAGTACGCCGAGGCCATCGAGCGTCTGAAAGACGACATCCTGCGCAACCAGCAGAAGCTGGTCGACCTGGAGGCCAGCTCGCAGCTGACCGTTGCCGAGATCAAGGACGTCAACCGTGCCATGTCCATCGGCGAGGCCAAAGCCCGCCGCGCCAAGAAGGAAATGGTCGAGGCGAACCTGCGTCTGGTGATCTCCATCGCCAAGAAGTACACCAACCGCGGCCTGCAATTCCTCGACCTGATCCAGGAAGGCAACATCGGCCTGATGAAGGCGGTGGACAAGTTCGAATACCGTCGCGGCTACAAGTTCTCGACCTACGCCACCTGGTGGATTCGCCAGGCGATCACCCGTTCGATCGCCGACCAGGCCCGCACCATCCGTATCCCGGTGCACATGATCGAGACCATCAACAAGCTCAACCGTATCTCCCGCCAGATGCTGCAGGAGATGGGCCGTGAACCGACCCCGGAAGAGCTGGGCGAACGCATGGACATGCCGGAAGACAAGATCCGCAAGGTCCTGAAGATCGCCAAGGAACCGATCTCCATGGAAACGCCGATCGGTGACGACGAAGATTCGCACCTGGGCGACTTCATCGAGGACTCCACCATGCAGTCGCCGATCGAAGTGGCGACCAGCGAGAGCCTCAAGGAAGCCACCCGCGAAGTCCTCGCCGGCCTCACCGCTCGCGAAGCCAAGGTCCTGCGCATGCGCTTCGGCATCGACATGAATACCGACCACACCCTCGAGGAAGTCGGCAAGCAGTTCGATGTAACCCGTGAGCGTATCCGCCAGATCGAAGCCAAGGCGCTGCGCAAGCTGCGCCACCCGTCGCGAAGCGAGCATCTGCGCTCCTTCCTCGACGAGTAA